The Falco rusticolus isolate bFalRus1 chromosome 5, bFalRus1.pri, whole genome shotgun sequence genome has a segment encoding these proteins:
- the PUS7L gene encoding pseudouridylate synthase 7 homolog-like protein isoform X1, with the protein MLPSLSYLTGHAGFCGTIKNSPSDFIVTEIEASEHSPRDTQAEWLQKTSEARLERSSPCPPQPKRPRAGPAAGGPDGVPGPGGVPGPDGVLGPPGPGTGRAGGGCAASPGKNRQMGEAEPRAGLRGAGVLDSLLGKPVSELLHRFACDLKNSWDLGDDAEAGSRELSLGPVLDKKTRAELHSAVRQAFPFLVTVTKENEMIVKGNADYRDLCQLVTEKETSDFFKFLDAKLENSTFSFEPDGNKEHRKVVHHFINRKFGRLVETKSFTVTDVDDKPNMSIMVRFREKSWSGKRSAGGFHEKQDLYTAFTLQKENLETLEAIGLLAAELGVLPSDFSYTGIKDKKAITYQPMVVKKVTPERLKEIGSKMEKKGMRIHNIHSACQHLRLGQLKGNHFDIVVRDLKHHSHDSSADLKERIAEAMENVETKGFVNYYGPQRFGQGQNVQTDQIGLALLNEKMVKAVKLFFTPEDTDDPVNNAKRYFLQTEDAKGTLVMLPEFKVREKMLLRALNRYGVNHEGCTKGWLNIPHSMRIFYVHAYCSKIWNEAASYRLKIYGSKVVEGDLVFSEEKDESVSLNDKVHVVTAAEESASKYSINQVVLPMVGHSIKYPSNKVGQWYHERLSKDELQMCKFRVAPLQLNIPGCYRPILKTVQNLSYFLEGGEKGIKIEGSHLHESKASLHISFDLDPSCYATVCLREIMKCNF; encoded by the exons ATGCTCCCCTCCCTCAGTTACCTGACTGGTCACGCTGGCTTCTGCGGTACGATCAAAAACTCACCGAGTGACTTCATAGTGACAGAGATCGAGGCGTCTGAACACTCCCCTAGGGACACCCAGGCTGAATGGCTTCAGAAAACCAGCGAAGCGCGGCTGGAGCGAAGCAGCCCGTGCCCGCCCCAGCCCAAGAGGCCGAGAGCGGGGCCTGCCGCGGGCGGGCCGGACGGGGTGCCCGGGCCTGGCGGGGTGCCCGGGCCGGACGGGGTGCTCGGGCCTCCGGGTCCCGGCACAGGCCGGGCGGGGGGTGGCTGCGCTGCGTCCCCTGGCAAAAACCGGCAGATGGGCGAAGCTGAACCCAGAGCTGGCCTCCGGGGAGCCGGCGTATTGGATTCCTTACTAGGCAAACCCGTGAGTGAGCTGCTTCATAGATTTGCTTGTGATCTGAAGAATTCGTGGGACTTGGGAGATGATGCGGAGGCTGGCAGTAGGGAGCTCTCGCTGGGACCTGTGCTGGACAAGAAAACTCGAGCCGAGTTACACAGTGCTGTCAGGCAGGCATTCCCCTTTCTGGTCACTGTTACAAAAGAGAACGAAATGATTGTAAAAGGAAATGCTGATTACAGAGACCTCTGTCAGTTAGtgactgaaaaggaaacaagtgatttctttaaatttttagatgcaaagctggaaaattctacattttcttttgagcCCGATGGAAacaaagagcacagaaaagtaGTTCACCACTTTATCAATAGAAAATTTGGAAGGCTTGTAGAAACAAAGTCTTTTACTGTGACAGATGTCGATGATAAGCCAAATATGTCAATAATGGTACGATTTCGAGAAAAAAGTTGGTCCGGAAAAAGGTCTGCTGGTGGTTTCCATGAAAAACAAGATCTTTATACAG CTTTCAcccttcagaaagaaaatctagAAACACTAGAAGCAATTGGCTTGTTGGCTGCCGAACTTGGTGTTCTTCCTTCAGACTTCAGTTACACTGGCATCAAAGATAAGAAGGCTATTACTTATCAACCCATGGTTGTGAAGAAGGTGACTCCTGAGAG GTTGAAAGAAATCggaagtaaaatggaaaaaaagggcATGAGAATACACAACATACATTCAGCATGCCAGCACCTTAGACTTGGTCAGCTGAAGGGCAATCACTTTGATATAGTTGTGAGAGATCTCAAACACCACAGTCATGACTCTTCTGCAGATTTGAAAGAGCGAATAGCTGAAGCAATGGAAAATGTTGAG ACAAAAGGTTTTGTAAATTACTATGGACCTCAGCGATTTGGACAAGGACAGAATGTTCAGACAGATCAAATAGGATTGGCGttactgaatgaaaaaatg GTGAAAGCTGTGAAGTTATTCTTCACACCTGAAGATACTGATGACCCTGTAAACAATGCAAAAAGATACTTTCTTCAAACTG AAGATGCAAAAGGCACACTCGTGATGCTGCCAGAATTTAAAGTGAGAGAGAAGATGTTGCTACGAGCTTTAAATCGCTATGGTGTAAATCATGAAGGTTGTACCAAAGGATGGCTCAATATTCCCCATTCCATGCGCATATTCTATGTCCATGCTTATTGCAGTAAAATTTGGAATGAAGCAGCATCATATAGGCTGAAGATTTATGGTTCAAAAGTTGTTGAGGGTGATCTTGtcttctcagaagaaaaagatgaaagcgTTTCCCTGAATGACAAG GTTCATGTAGTCACTGCTGCAGAAGAGTCAGCTAGCAAATACTCTATAAACCAA gtgGTTCTTCCAATGGTGGGACATAGTATCAAGTATCCCAGCAATAAAGTTGGGCAATGGTACCATGAAAGGCTTTCTAAGGATGAGCTGCAGATGTGCAAATTCAGAGTGGCTCCATTACAACTGAATATACCTGGATGCTACAGACCCATTTTGAAAACCGTTCAGAATCTGTCATATTTTCTGGAAGGTGGTgaaaaaggaatcaaaattGAAGGCAGCCATCTGCATGAATCAAAAGCCTCTCTTCATATATCATTTGACCTTGATCCTTCATGTTATGCAACAGTCTGTCTgagagaaataatgaaatgtaaCTTTTAA
- the PUS7L gene encoding pseudouridylate synthase 7 homolog-like protein isoform X2, with amino-acid sequence MKNKIFIQKENLETLEAIGLLAAELGVLPSDFSYTGIKDKKAITYQPMVVKKVTPERLKEIGSKMEKKGMRIHNIHSACQHLRLGQLKGNHFDIVVRDLKHHSHDSSADLKERIAEAMENVETKGFVNYYGPQRFGQGQNVQTDQIGLALLNEKMVKAVKLFFTPEDTDDPVNNAKRYFLQTEDAKGTLVMLPEFKVREKMLLRALNRYGVNHEGCTKGWLNIPHSMRIFYVHAYCSKIWNEAASYRLKIYGSKVVEGDLVFSEEKDESVSLNDKVHVVTAAEESASKYSINQVVLPMVGHSIKYPSNKVGQWYHERLSKDELQMCKFRVAPLQLNIPGCYRPILKTVQNLSYFLEGGEKGIKIEGSHLHESKASLHISFDLDPSCYATVCLREIMKCNF; translated from the exons ATGAAAAACAAGATCTTTATACAG aaagaaaatctagAAACACTAGAAGCAATTGGCTTGTTGGCTGCCGAACTTGGTGTTCTTCCTTCAGACTTCAGTTACACTGGCATCAAAGATAAGAAGGCTATTACTTATCAACCCATGGTTGTGAAGAAGGTGACTCCTGAGAG GTTGAAAGAAATCggaagtaaaatggaaaaaaagggcATGAGAATACACAACATACATTCAGCATGCCAGCACCTTAGACTTGGTCAGCTGAAGGGCAATCACTTTGATATAGTTGTGAGAGATCTCAAACACCACAGTCATGACTCTTCTGCAGATTTGAAAGAGCGAATAGCTGAAGCAATGGAAAATGTTGAG ACAAAAGGTTTTGTAAATTACTATGGACCTCAGCGATTTGGACAAGGACAGAATGTTCAGACAGATCAAATAGGATTGGCGttactgaatgaaaaaatg GTGAAAGCTGTGAAGTTATTCTTCACACCTGAAGATACTGATGACCCTGTAAACAATGCAAAAAGATACTTTCTTCAAACTG AAGATGCAAAAGGCACACTCGTGATGCTGCCAGAATTTAAAGTGAGAGAGAAGATGTTGCTACGAGCTTTAAATCGCTATGGTGTAAATCATGAAGGTTGTACCAAAGGATGGCTCAATATTCCCCATTCCATGCGCATATTCTATGTCCATGCTTATTGCAGTAAAATTTGGAATGAAGCAGCATCATATAGGCTGAAGATTTATGGTTCAAAAGTTGTTGAGGGTGATCTTGtcttctcagaagaaaaagatgaaagcgTTTCCCTGAATGACAAG GTTCATGTAGTCACTGCTGCAGAAGAGTCAGCTAGCAAATACTCTATAAACCAA gtgGTTCTTCCAATGGTGGGACATAGTATCAAGTATCCCAGCAATAAAGTTGGGCAATGGTACCATGAAAGGCTTTCTAAGGATGAGCTGCAGATGTGCAAATTCAGAGTGGCTCCATTACAACTGAATATACCTGGATGCTACAGACCCATTTTGAAAACCGTTCAGAATCTGTCATATTTTCTGGAAGGTGGTgaaaaaggaatcaaaattGAAGGCAGCCATCTGCATGAATCAAAAGCCTCTCTTCATATATCATTTGACCTTGATCCTTCATGTTATGCAACAGTCTGTCTgagagaaataatgaaatgtaaCTTTTAA
- the IRAK4 gene encoding interleukin-1 receptor-associated kinase 4 isoform X1: MNKPVTTSTYVRCISYGLMRRLADFIDPQEGWKKLAVDITDPSGESRYNQMHIRRFEAFVQMGKSPTCELLYDWGTTNCTVADLVDLLIRNQFLAPASLLLPEAVRTAQEVTLPLSSQETLSIHEKQLPIQEKQVASVKPEYLAQSTEKPHSVPFCLSEENSSLQSNNTDFHNFWFRDLESVTNNFDARPESAGGNKLGEGGFGVVFKGFINGRNVAVKKLVAMVDVSVQDLKQQFDQEIKMMAKCQHENLVELLGFSSDGAQPCLVYEYMPNGSLLDRLACLDNTPPISWNTRCKIVQGTANGLNFLHENNHIHRDIKSANILLTDTYMPKISDFGLARASVTFTRTIMTERIVGTAAYMAPEALRGEITPKSDIFSFGVVLLEIITGLPPVEENREPQLLLSIKDEIEDEEATIEDYVDEKMSDWDAPSVHKMYSIANQCLNEKKNRRPDIKMVQHHLQEIKT, translated from the exons ATGAACAAGCCCGTAACGACTTCGACGTACGTCCGCTGCATTAGCTATGGGCTCATGAGGCGGCTGGCAGATTTCATCGATCCGCAAGAAGGATGGAAGAAATTAGCAGTCGACATCACCGACCCGTCCGGTGAAAGCAGATACAACCAAATGCATATAAG GAGATTTGAGGCATTTGTACAAATGGGAAAGAGCCCCACATGTGAATTGCTTTATGACTGGGGAACAACAAACTGTACAGTTGCTGATCTTGTGGATCTGCTGATTAGGAATCAATTCTTAGCACCAGCAAGCCTTTTGCTTCCAG aagctgtaaGGACGGCACAAGAAGTTACATTACCTCTTTCTTCACAGGAAACCTTGTCTATACATGAAAAACAACTGCCTATACAGGAAAAACAAGTGGCATCTGTAAAGCCAGAGTACTTGGCCCAGAGTACTGAGAAGCCGCATTCAGTTCCTTTCTGCTTAAGTGAAGAAAATAGTAGCTTACAGTCCAATAACACAG ATTTCCATAATTTTTGGTTTCGTGACTTGGAAAGtgttacaaataattttgatgcGCGACCAGAATCAGCTGGAGGCAATAAACTGGGAGAAGGTGGCTTTGGCGTTGTGTTCAAAGGCTTTATCAATGGCAGAAACGTGGCTGTCAAGAAGCTCGTTGCT ATGGTTGATGTTAGTGTTCAGGACTTGAAACAGCAATTtgatcaagaaataaaaatgatggcAAA GTGTCAGCATGAAAATCTAGTAGAATTACTTGGTTTCTCAAGTGATGGTGCTCAGCCATGTCTGGTGTATGAATACATGCCCAATGGTTCATTGCTCGACAGACTTGCTTGTCTG GACAATACTCCACCAATTTCTTGGAATACAAGATGTAAAATTGTTCAAGGTACAGCAAATGGCCTGAactttttgcatgaaaataatcATATTCACAGAGATATTAAAAG TGCAAATATCTTATTAACTGATACATATATGCCAAAAATTTCTGACTTTGGACTTGCAAGAGCATCTGTAACATTCACACGAACAATCATGACTGAAAGAATTGTTGGAACAGCAGCCTATATGGCGCCTGAAGCTCTGCGAGGAGAGATAACACCTAAATCTGATATCTTCAGTTTTGGAGTA gtCTTACTAGAAATAATAACAGGTCTTCCTCCAGTAGAAGAAAACCGGGAACCACAGTTACTG TTAAGTATCAAAGATGAAATTGAGGATGAGGAAGCAACTATTGAGGATTATGTTGATGAAAAGATGAGTGACTGGGATGCACCTTCGGTTCATAAAATGTATTCGATTGCTAATCAATgtctgaatgagaaaaaaaacagaaggcCAGACATTAAGATG GTCCAACACCATCTACAAGAGATAAAAACTTGA
- the IRAK4 gene encoding interleukin-1 receptor-associated kinase 4 isoform X2 — translation MGKSPTCELLYDWGTTNCTVADLVDLLIRNQFLAPASLLLPEAVRTAQEVTLPLSSQETLSIHEKQLPIQEKQVASVKPEYLAQSTEKPHSVPFCLSEENSSLQSNNTDFHNFWFRDLESVTNNFDARPESAGGNKLGEGGFGVVFKGFINGRNVAVKKLVAMVDVSVQDLKQQFDQEIKMMAKCQHENLVELLGFSSDGAQPCLVYEYMPNGSLLDRLACLDNTPPISWNTRCKIVQGTANGLNFLHENNHIHRDIKSANILLTDTYMPKISDFGLARASVTFTRTIMTERIVGTAAYMAPEALRGEITPKSDIFSFGVVLLEIITGLPPVEENREPQLLLSIKDEIEDEEATIEDYVDEKMSDWDAPSVHKMYSIANQCLNEKKNRRPDIKMVQHHLQEIKT, via the exons ATGGGAAAGAGCCCCACATGTGAATTGCTTTATGACTGGGGAACAACAAACTGTACAGTTGCTGATCTTGTGGATCTGCTGATTAGGAATCAATTCTTAGCACCAGCAAGCCTTTTGCTTCCAG aagctgtaaGGACGGCACAAGAAGTTACATTACCTCTTTCTTCACAGGAAACCTTGTCTATACATGAAAAACAACTGCCTATACAGGAAAAACAAGTGGCATCTGTAAAGCCAGAGTACTTGGCCCAGAGTACTGAGAAGCCGCATTCAGTTCCTTTCTGCTTAAGTGAAGAAAATAGTAGCTTACAGTCCAATAACACAG ATTTCCATAATTTTTGGTTTCGTGACTTGGAAAGtgttacaaataattttgatgcGCGACCAGAATCAGCTGGAGGCAATAAACTGGGAGAAGGTGGCTTTGGCGTTGTGTTCAAAGGCTTTATCAATGGCAGAAACGTGGCTGTCAAGAAGCTCGTTGCT ATGGTTGATGTTAGTGTTCAGGACTTGAAACAGCAATTtgatcaagaaataaaaatgatggcAAA GTGTCAGCATGAAAATCTAGTAGAATTACTTGGTTTCTCAAGTGATGGTGCTCAGCCATGTCTGGTGTATGAATACATGCCCAATGGTTCATTGCTCGACAGACTTGCTTGTCTG GACAATACTCCACCAATTTCTTGGAATACAAGATGTAAAATTGTTCAAGGTACAGCAAATGGCCTGAactttttgcatgaaaataatcATATTCACAGAGATATTAAAAG TGCAAATATCTTATTAACTGATACATATATGCCAAAAATTTCTGACTTTGGACTTGCAAGAGCATCTGTAACATTCACACGAACAATCATGACTGAAAGAATTGTTGGAACAGCAGCCTATATGGCGCCTGAAGCTCTGCGAGGAGAGATAACACCTAAATCTGATATCTTCAGTTTTGGAGTA gtCTTACTAGAAATAATAACAGGTCTTCCTCCAGTAGAAGAAAACCGGGAACCACAGTTACTG TTAAGTATCAAAGATGAAATTGAGGATGAGGAAGCAACTATTGAGGATTATGTTGATGAAAAGATGAGTGACTGGGATGCACCTTCGGTTCATAAAATGTATTCGATTGCTAATCAATgtctgaatgagaaaaaaaacagaaggcCAGACATTAAGATG GTCCAACACCATCTACAAGAGATAAAAACTTGA